The nucleotide window acttatttatttttttacgccatttgtatatattaaataattacatgtattatatttttaaaaaataatatttagacCCCCAAATTTTAGAGGCTCGGCTCGCTAGAGCTGCTTGCGCCCCCTCGGGGCCGGCCCTGAGTGGAGGGCCAATGGAACAGAAAGAAAAACTCTATACGAACTTACCAAACACTTTGCTTCAATTGATAcatgtttgaattttatttaaacttACTCTTATacacatttttataaaattttcacttCATTTACAGTCACTAATTGCAGGAGGAATTGACACAAGTGCTATTACCCTTACTTGGGCAATATGTTTGTTACTGAAAAATCCTCATACATTGGAAAAAGCAAAAGCAGAACTTGACTTCCACGTTGGAAGAGATAAATGTGTAACAAAGTCGGATATAAACAAGTTGGTGTACCTTCAAGCGATAATCAAAGAAACCCTAAGATTATATCCAGTTGGTCCTCTCTCTGCACCTCGTGAGTTTACCGAAAATTGTAACATAGGTGGTTATGATGTCATAAAAGGAACTCGACTAATCTTAAATCTTTGGAAAATCCAAACAGACCATAATGTTTGGTCGGATCCATTAAAGTTTAAACCAGAAAGATTTCTTAACACTTATAAAGATGTTGATGTTCGAGGGTGTCACTTTGAGTTGTTACCATTTGGAAGTGGTAGAAGGATTTGTCCTGAAATATCTTTTGGACTAGAAATGATGCATTTAATTTTGGCTAATTTTTTGCATTCATTTGAAATCTTGTATTCATCGAGTGAGCCTATTGATATGACAGAAGTCTTTGGATTGACGGTCTCCAAAGCTACCCCACTTGAGATTCTGGTTAAACCATGTTTGTCTGTTAATTGCTACGAAACTATGTAAACAATGGAAGATTCAACCTATTGGCCATTATCAAACTATGTAAACCTTTGTGATCCATTTTCtgttgtttgtataattttgtgATGTATCCATGGTCTTCTTGAATTTCTTTGAGTTTGGAAAATTATAATcatatatgaatttattttgaataaatacaagaaattttatttaccatttTACGGGCAAGCATCAATTTTTATTCCCGTATCTTATTATAAGCatctctaacaaaaaaaattattctaccttacgtgacttaactcacgtatGTGTATAAcccaacgtgacttaagtcatatTGAAATACAACCAATATAACTTAAATTATGTTTCGAATACCGTGAGTTAACTTATGTCGGTAACAAACAtgcaaaaaaatttctttgcaTATCAATATAACATGGTATAGTATAGAGAGAGTGCAATTAAATCTGGAAACAATTGAGCACCTTGACACATTTAAATtggaaatttttatttaatatttttacacATAATGTTGTAAAAATAGTATAGTAGAAGTATACATCATGCTGTTCATGCTGACATGCATGTGCATGTATCATGAtgttaaagaaaaacaaacaaaattgctATTGAGTCACAGATAATACAGtagtagataaaaacaaaaGGTGTGTGGCTTGTCAAATTCATCCTTAATGAGTTGACTCAACTGTCAAATTCATCCTTAATCATGTAGGAAGCtctcaaataaatttttgaggTTATAAGTATTTCAGAAAGATCTTTGGATCTGTCAAATTTTCTTGATATCACTCTTTATGAAGGTACattaaggactaaattgattgtaAATTGCAAAATATAAGGATCAAATTGTAGTAAATATAAGAACCTAATTGGTGCTTTcgaataaaaatataagaacCTAATTGTTAGTGATTTGTTTAATATATGTACCAACttgataatttaataaaatcaaaaacatattttaaaatattcatgatCCTATAGACCTATTTGAGAGCACTCAAAAGCCACGAATGGTGTGAGTGGTGGCGGCAACTATGAGGGAGGAATGAATTCTCtcaagtgtaattttttttaatttttctctatTGTTACATTTCAACCACATATTCAATAttatcttttcaatataattttatatctcTTTTTAGCCCTTGTGTTTTGGTGGTATAGATGTAACAATTAAGAAAAGTTGATAGGATTtcacttgaaaatttattttaaaaaaacaaaatgtgcaaacaaaataatatacatATTGCATATGCAATCTTAATATTTTCTATGTGAAGATGCACACCTTGAATTATGCAATCTGatctaaatattttactttttcataatttgaagtttttatagttaaaaaaaaatcgaatcaATTAAGGAATGCGACATGAGATAAAATAAtcaagggaaatgctaacttgtacTTTAAAGGCACAAATTAATGATTCAAgtatagaaataatttattgaaaagtGTGCATTACATTTAATCGTTAActttttattcaattaaaaGCACAAAATTctaaagaatattttttcttttagattttttaacatgtgctcTAAGAACACAAGTTAACACTACCTAATAATCAAATAagatgaatgaataaatatctcAAGCATGGGCCATGTTGAATAATATAGAGTCACATGAATGTACGAACCATTAAATGTGTAACTACCAATGTCATGCCTCCACCGTGGAAGCACATTGCCATCTGAGTACGAGTTCATCATTGTCGTCCTTTGAAGGACATACTcaccgtttcaaaatacatgtcacaaatcaattatataatgtgtactatttatataatttactttgactataatttttaactaatatataaataaaaatgttagcatgtaaaatgttgtttgatttgtcttgatgaatatgtttaaaatatcaaattttttatttttttcattatatataattaaagatattaacggtcAAAGTTGTGTATTGTCATGTGTGTAGTGGTTGACtgtgacatgtattttgaaacaaatggagTATGTGTCAAGCCACGACTAAACTGTCGGTTGTATATCGTTTGAAAGCATGTTTTCAACATTAGAATAGGTATGGGTTGATCCTCTCCTTTTGTCTCAAGTAGAAACATGAGGCTTCATAAAATACTTCTGGTCATACTTTTCCGAACGttgtatattaaattttattcttctCCTTGATAAGGTAGACGAGATAGGGTTACTCTCGTATGTAGAACTACTTATAAGGTAAGAAAATGTACGTGATGAATTTCTAAGATTCATAGACGAAGTTGAAGTTTTTAGATGACAATTTAGGAAGAATAATtcttttatgtttcaattacctccGAGAGTGTAAGATCCCACTTTACTAAACTTGCATAGGCATACCAGACCTTGTAGGATTGATTACCCTGCATCTATAAAGCGTGTATAACCTTATTGTGATCAGCAGGTGAAAGTCAACAGTTGAAGCGACATAATAATCTCACAAACtcacactacaaaaaaaaaaaaaaaaaaaaaacatgttatttcCGGCGGCTAAATAGAACCCTTATCTCAAAATGGGTTATTTCAAAGAATCCTAACCACAGCTAAAATTCTGGAATCAAATCAGGTTGCTCAATCACAACTGCTTTGcgcaattaaatcaaatttgcAAACTTCCTCAAATTTACTcgcttttatatattttatagcattttatttgttgttttaataAATAACGCTAGTTTCCGAGTTAAAACGACAACCTTAGTAGAGATGCTCttacttactactttattacttgaaaACGGTTTGGTGCACTTGACAAATTTAGTCATCAGTGGAGTTTGTATTTGATATACATGCATATCTTGTTTCTGACTTGCCTGTCTCTATacgttttaaatatatattataaataaacagTTAAATTATTCACATTTACACATACAATAAATTTCCATGATAATAATAGTTTTCATTTGCATAATAATTGTTTTCATGCTACAAACTCAAATCTTCTATCCATCCCCACTAGGCCATCGGAGCTTTTCCTTACCTAATAAAATGGATTTGGTTCTTGATTTCCTATCTAGTGTCACTTCAGTAGCACTCTTTTCAAtattcttgttttcttttttgtttctttatcgTTCCTACAAAGTTTCCCATAGCAAAGAGGCTCCTATAGTTCAAGGGGCATGGCCAATACTTGGTCACCTCCCACTATTAAGATCTTCACAATCACCTCATAGAACCTTAGGTGCATTGGCTGATAAATATGGACCCTTGTTCACTATTAAGCTTGGTTCCAAACGTGCTTTGGTTGTTAGCAATTGGGAAATGGCAAAGGAATGTTTCACAAAAATTGACTTGGCAATATCCAATCGCCCTAAACTTGAAGCAACTCAACATTTGGGTTACAATGGTGCCATGTTTGCGTTAGCACCCTATGGTTCTTGTTGGCGCCAAGTAAGGAAGATTGCAACTTCAGAGATCCTCAGCCATAGGCATGTcgaacaacaacaatattttcatACCTCAGAAGTTCAGGCGTGGATTAAAGAGCTCTTCAATGTTTGGTTTAGTAAAAAGAACGAGTCATCAAACTACGCGTTGGTGGAGTTAAAGCAATGGTTTACTCAATTAAGTTTCAACATTGTTCTTCCAGTGCTGGTTGGGAAACGATATTTTGGTGCTACGAATGTGGCGAACGAGGAAGAAGCGCAAAGATGTATAAAAGCTTTACAAGAGTTGATGCGATTGTTAGGGGTGTTCACAATAGGAGATGCCATTCCTTTTCTAAAATGGTTTGATTTTGGTGGCCATGTGAAGGCCATGAAAGCAACTTCTAAAGAATTGGACAAGATTTTAGGTGAGTTGTTGGAAGAGCGCCGCCATAAAAGGAGTTTGAGTAAGAAGATTGATCATGATCATCAAGACTTCATGGATGCCTTGCTTTCATTGCTTGATGAAACACCAATTGAAGGGTGTGATTCTGATACTACAATCAAAGCGACAATATTGGTATGTGCATACTTGCTATTTAAATCAAATATCCTTTTATGCCTCTGTTTGGCAAGGCCAATAAATTAGCTTATAGTGGATAgcttattaattacttttttttcaattataattctaattaataatattttcatcattctcaattcaatattttccactttatttttatgacaaagacatttaaaatcatttttgtctctctttcacttataattttttctaatatatgtgaaataatCAAATCACTCACTTAATTTGAGACGGAGAGAGTACTCTCTGACAAtagtttacatttttattctAATAATTCTCAAGATTCAATGTCAAATTCCAAGCCCTTATTTTAAGCATAAATATAATCAAAGATTACTTGAGCGTAGCGCCCTTTcgattaataataattaagaaaaaatatgatgttttattaataataaagaaaattgtAGAGAGAGGTTTTATAACTACTCTCAAGAAAAGCTCTAACACAACTCAGATGGGAGTCCAAATCTAACCCTAAACGTAAAACTTATTTATTCTTTCATACCTAGATgtcttataaataaataaaaagaacattctaatatttaaccctaatagatctcttatatattatttaatcataatgtGTCTTTTGAAATTCGTACTTCTTTTACAGACACTAATCGGGGGAGGAATTGAAACAACTAGCGTTACCCTTACATGGGCAATATGTTTGTTGCTTAGAAATCCTCTAATATTGAAAAAAGCAAAAGAAGAACTTGATGCTCAAGTTGGAAAAGAGAGGTGTGTAAGAAAGTCAGATATAGACAAGTTGGTGTACCTTCAAGCCATAGTCAAAGAAACACTAAGATTATATCCACCTGGCCCTTTATCTGTGCCTCGTGAATTCTCAGAGAATTGTAATTTAGGTGGATATGATGTAAGAAATGGAACACGATTAATTTTGAATCTTTGGAAGATTC belongs to Medicago truncatula cultivar Jemalong A17 chromosome 6, MtrunA17r5.0-ANR, whole genome shotgun sequence and includes:
- the LOC11430951 gene encoding cytochrome P450 82A4; its protein translation is MIIIVFICIIIVFMLQTQIFYPSPLGHRSFSLPNKMDLVLDFLSSVTSVALFSIFLFSFLFLYRSYKVSHSKEAPIVQGAWPILGHLPLLRSSQSPHRTLGALADKYGPLFTIKLGSKRALVVSNWEMAKECFTKIDLAISNRPKLEATQHLGYNGAMFALAPYGSCWRQVRKIATSEILSHRHVEQQQYFHTSEVQAWIKELFNVWFSKKNESSNYALVELKQWFTQLSFNIVLPVLVGKRYFGATNVANEEEAQRCIKALQELMRLLGVFTIGDAIPFLKWFDFGGHVKAMKATSKELDKILGELLEERRHKRSLSKKIDHDHQDFMDALLSLLDETPIEGCDSDTTIKATILTLIGGGIETTSVTLTWAICLLLRNPLILKKAKEELDAQVGKERCVRKSDIDKLVYLQAIVKETLRLYPPGPLSVPREFSENCNLGGYDVRNGTRLILNLWKIHTDPNVWSDPLVFKPERFLTTHKDIDFRGNHFELLPFGGGRRICPGISLGLQMLHLTLASFLHSFEILNPSSEPIDMNETFGLSNTKTTPLEILIKPRLSSNCYEIM